tttcggcttgggggttttctGCTCCCAAGGTCGATGAATAAGAGCTACCTCCTATGCACCAGTTTGAGTATGTCTGATGCAGATATGttgtttcatttaaaaattagttatgaGTTAGTGGATATTGAAAGAGTCtgaaatgtaatacgtcatctatGATGCTTataacctcgtagcttcggctatggttgtttcagagctttttgttctatgttgtaagagctttatgctcgtgttatcaatgaatgagataagtgataatttaacatatgcataaataaaaaatcccacGTATCAACATATAGACGAATATCCACAACATTTGCGGGGCGGAAGCATTTTTTgattatgagtaatgctaaaaatcattCTATTATTCCATTCTTATATATTATACTGGGCTCATGTggcaattttatttgttttttagatctgccaatattttttttaaaaaaaaaaaaaaatgcaaaagttgtATCCATCAAAAGTTGTATCCAGGGTTCTACCGTTCAATTAAGGCCATAGTGAGAGCAATAATTTCGCTCGCTTTATTTGGCTTGCCAACTCATGCAGGTGTACTGTGAAGTTCGACTGACTTTTTGGTTTATTTGGAAAAACAGTGGACTAGCGTTTTGTGGAAGAATCTATCCTAATACGGATAGATTGGATTGGCGTCGGTGGTACGTACTTGAAAGCAAATAAAGGATCAACATATCATGGATGGatgacaaagaaaatgaaaggccATGATCCAACGTGGGGCCTCATAATTATGACATCAACAACACTGGATAATCTCCTAGGTAGCTAGCTAGCTTTATAATTTGCTGGGAGTGGTAGTAGTATCACTATGTGTatgattttgaaatggagaggatccttttccatGTGTTATGGGGACTTCTCTTCCTTTCCGTccttattttattagtagtgggataCGTGGCAAAACAATGACcattgaataaaatataaacgGCTTGAATTTGAAATACCTGAAACTGAAATTCTCTAAAAATTTCAGTAGATATTAAAACTTTCTTTATCtccaattttgtttgtttttcttctctgcatTTATGTCATCGTTCTTGTAAAAGATCCTTTGACAGGGTTGTTCCTTAAACGTTTGGGAATCTAACTAACACAGTGCTTTttctgacaaaaaaaataaaataaaatgtgcttcttcttcttccctgcatgcatgcatgatgcagTTCTTTTTCCCTTGTAATTTTCGTCATTATTATCCATGTGGTGTGGTTCAAAGTGACTTGGTTAATTTGCTTTTTCCTATTTTGGAAAAATAGAGACAACACAACCACATGGCTGCTTAGCCTGCTTTGATATAGTGAAGTACACCCCCAAACACACTTGTTCGATCTAGatatacttaattaattacaagttTCATAATATGACTTAAACTTTGATCTGACTATATTCTTCATATAATTCTATCCGGCCCTATAAATAGGGGGGCTGGGTGGGGGGACATTCATCCAAAAATCAAGATCTACATCCTCTCAAACCTGTCaaaacccctctctctctctctctctctctctctctctctcagataGATACATCATGGACTTGTTTTGCAGCTCAGTAACAATGGTAATTGTGATAATATTGATGACCTCCTCCTCCCCTTCCACTCCCTTTCCAACAGTCCCACCCAAAGCATTTTCATGTCCGCAGAGATTTTCCCCCAAACGACAGGGCTTGGGGCATATTTTACTCAAATAGAAGTGGGTACCCCTCCAGTCACCCAATTTATGGATATACACAGGGAGTGACATTCCATGGTTTTAGTGTAAACCATGTAATTGTGACCAAACGCTAGGCCTCAAATTCGACCCACTCAATTCCACTTCCTTCTCCATACTACCTTGTGCCTCCGCCGCCTGTAATCACCTCCGTCAACACAgttgcaacaacaacaacagtcAGTGTCCCTACGTGGTGAACTATCCGCAAGGCACCTCAACCAATGGCTCGCTTGTACTCGAAACGCTCACGTTTGGAAGCACCATTGTCCCGAAGGTGTTTTTTGGGTGCAGCCACTCAAACTATGGCATCGTGGCTGGAACCAACGGCTTGTTGGGCCTGGGAGGTGGCCTATTGTCATTGCCGACTCAGCTTCTGCTCCGTGGATTCACTGACATCTTCAATTATTGCTTGCAAGGTTTGTTTGGAGGGCCACCAGGTTGGTTGAATTTCAGCCTTATTGGTGCAGCGCTACCTGCGGAACCGCATGGATTCCTTTGCTCCGAAACCCAAAAACACCGACTTTCTATTATGTCGGCCTCTTGGGTCTTGGGATTGGAGACGTGCAGCTACCCATTCCCGAAAACAGcatcaaaataacaaaacaaggCTTCAGAGGAGTGATTATAGATTCAGGTACAATATTTACCAAACTAACTGAGCCTATTTACAAGGTTTTTCGCAACGCCTACATTGCAAAAACCCTAAATCTTCCTCGAGCCCCCGCTAGACCCCCGTTTGACACGTTCTACAACCTATCCGGGGTTCAGGTTCAAAATGTGTCATTCTTCTTTGCTGCCGGACCAATCCTAACATTGAAGAGAAGAAACATTCTAGTTGGGCATGAAAGTTATATTGGCAAAAGCATTTTCTGTATAGCATTTGTCCCAACCAATCATCATAGATCCATTATTGGGAATACTCAGCTCATCGGAATCCAAACTTCCTTCGATACGGCGGCCGGATACGTGAGATTTGGTCCGAATATTTGTAGTCCACTAGAAGATTCTCCTCATTGTCATGGGCATCGGCCACCTAGGAGTATAGCTTTGGAGAATTATATTCCTCCAAATCCATTACTTGCATGtttatttacttgtttttttttgttaatatatacgCGTAATTGATCaaatttgtaattaaataaaaattgcgAAATGGGTGCCCCTATAATCTTTCTCAACTTAATCGAGATCACTCATCAAGAGACTGAGTATTTTTAGCCAATTAATTTCAACTTCAAAAAATTGCTCTTTATTTTCTTCGAGAGGAACTCTGAGCAGTCTCTCTTCTAACTCACCCTTTGCTTTTAGCACATGGTTCGATGTTTCAACCATCTACATTATATCTTTGGACcaaaaatcttatatatatatatatatatatatatatatatatatataatgattatcatatgataattaattgaaaagGAACGTTATTTCACAGTTATGATAATGTGGAAAAGTATTTTGACTTTTACTAATTAttcattaagagaaaaaaataataaaataaacttattGTTAATCAATAATAGAAGAAAATGACTAATCCAaggaagttaattttttttattagcggCACAAAAACTACAATACAAGTACAGAAATATGACCGTATCAGCCAttcacttaaaatttttttaggaagaGAAGAGGAGATGCAGAGATAACTCCTGCAACATCCCTAATATTTGAGAGGAGGTGGTCTACCATCACTTCCATaacattgaaatataattattttttccttcattttcttttgttttatttatgagTACCACCATCCTTATTTCATTTGGGAGTAGTTTCATTAGCTTTTGAAGtagtttcttcttttctgtAGCAGATGCAGATATCTAGTGGGCCACAAATTCTATAGTACGGACAGTTTTTCATATATAGAACGCAGTTGATATTGCTACGACAATGAAGTAGAGCTACCTCAGCTCTTGGTACAATTGAGAACGATACACCTGTCATTAGTATTTCATTAATCATTAcgataatataaaacaaaaaaaaatcaatggttaagAGAGATAAAGACTACTATcttatatatattgagaaaaaaaatacaaactagCTAGGGTTATTAGAGAGAGATTAACAAGTTGCGACAAATAAGACCATCAGAAAGCCATTTTGAAACAAGTCTTCCCCATTTTCTTATGAGTATTGATGTTGGAGAGTTTGTGATCGATGACTTGAGAATTTTATTTGCTTGGTAGTGtgttagattttaatttttaatgcaaggaaaaatgaaaagtggAAGGTCcaataaatttagaatttaaagACAACCATAAtctaattaaaaacaatttacACATGCAATGAAtcactctcttttcttttaaggAAAGAAAATCCCATCAAATCTATTGTAAATGCAATCAATTTCCCTCCTATTATCACCCACTTTTAGAAAATGATTCTATTATCACCCTCTCATTTTACAttccattcaattttttaaaatatctatATGCATGTATTACAACATAGTATCACGTTTAGTGATTGGTCATATATGATGGTGATATAagatcaaaatatgaatttgtatagCAAAAATACATGCATATAGATATATAAGTACTCCCTCAAttatctatcaaaaaaaaaaggtactcaCTCAATTGAACCTTGCTTTAATATTATCTTGTAGACATTGCATGCTCAACTATTAGAGTAAGTTGAAATTTCTgtctttaaaaatttatgtccttagatggacacaaatttcctgaATAATGCATTCAATtctaagatgaaaaaaaaaaaaaaaaaaaaaaaaaaggttaataacttttttggtacctcggttttaacatttttatttttccccccCTTGGCTcaccggatgggggtggccgagccacccccaatgagccaaagggggtggccgaaaccacccccaaacccactGGGGGTGGGTTCGGCCACTCCTATGGCTatagccacccccaaatttttattttctttctttttaaaaaaaatataattttttaatctttttaattttttttaaaaatatttttttcaaaaaaattaattatatgacatgtgtcaatttttgattggtgctgacataGCAttccattaaattttggatagaATTTTAATAGAGGTATTatctccgtctttatgaaaactacaggtacctcttatgataaaaatgaaaacctatgaaaaataaaaaataaagagtttaaaCCTTAGGgggaataaggtatttaacccttcaccgttatatcaaattaaaatacttaaaataaaaaaataataaataaaaaaccctcTAAAAATGTTTTGCCAATAAACCCAACAATGACCTAGAAATAAcacaaccaattttttttttttttgataataggGAATCCTTCAAATGCAAGCGTACCCACCTATATCAAGTAAACCTCGAATCCGTGTAAAGCACTCCCTCTACATAAATCGAGTAATAATCCGGCTTCGCCTACGGATTGACCCCAAGAAATTATTTGCACTCAAGGAAATTCGAACTTTGAATCTCATGGACTACTACAAAGACCCAAGCTCTTACCACTTAAGCCAACCCCTTGAGATTATAACCAATTATTGGAAACCATTGACGCATGGTAGTATTATAGGAATTTTAATTCCAAAGAATCAtgatttttgttgcattttttaagggaaaaaccTTACTAGGACAAAAACAGAGACACTAAAGGCTACATCTTAATATTTCAAGACAAAAGGGGCATGTACAAcatcttgaaaagaaaaaatgatccTGATAAATTATACTTGGTCTCCAAGCAATCAGGTTTAGGTGGCAGTTATTAGTTGAGACCCTGCGATTGCTTCACCATGGTAGCATGCTTCTGACCAGCAAGATGAGAATTGAAGACTGTCTGGCTGTTGCACACCACATTGCATATGGTGCAGGTCCTAACAGCTTCGGCTGCTGCTCCAAGTCCCAAAATCTTACGTTTCTTTGTCTCCAGATCTTCTTCTGATGCCTGTGACTCGGCTACCTTTTCCCCTGAATTTTGCACAACACTCTTGCCCTTATTGGCCTCCGGATTTTCTATTGGTCCAATTACTGGCTTTGTTGAGGCCAGTGGAGCATTTGGGGCGGGGGCACCGGCATCATTCTTTGATTGCGACAGTTTCTCCAGGTTCCTCTGGTGCTTCTTTCCTGATATGTGTTTGATGTAGATATCACTGCTGTTGCAATTGATTTTGCATACTTCACACCATGCAGATTGAACaaacttgtttttctttgggtATTTTCTGAAAGTGCCACTATCATGAGACCTGATTGCAGCAATATATGGTCCGACCCCATTAAGAGCTATTAAGCGAGCCTGCATAACCAAAATAAAGTACTATAGAAGCATAGAACTATTATGATTCCTTCGCAGTTATgctttttatttctaaattccAATAACTCACGCCATAAGTAATCATCAGTACATCATATTGGTGTATTTAGTGGCTAAAACACCCTCATACTCATACACCACTAACATGAATGAAGAGTACGTGTAGTGTATGAGATTTAGTGGGTGATAATTTTCTAATATCAACAGAACCACAGAGAAACCATGCATATAACAAAAATCAAACCGCACAAACTACAAACGCAAAGAGACATAGAGAAGGCAAGTTCATATTTTTATGAGCCTATGAACACAAATAACAAAAGATGAGGGTGCAGCATACgaagtaaaaatataaacttaGAGCAGAACAATAGTTAAAtgtggttattttttttttgataggtaaataagtatatatcaaaaacccaACAGGGCGCAACACGATTACACAATAGTTAAATGTGGTTATAAAATGCAAAAGGGTACACTTAACAAAGCCATCCACAATAACAcccttttttttgataatttcatCCACAATAACACCCTTAACCAAATCATTTCCTTAATGAAGGTAATCAGGGTCCTATTTAGAGTGTGTTGGGGTTACATGGCTAGTTCTCTCTGTGGATTGATTTATTTGTGTTCTAGCTCATGTATTGTGTGTTGTAGTaactttattttgttgtttttgcacCCTTTCCctgtttttgttatgttttaaatGGTGAAATTATTCCATAGTTCCGAACATCAAGGAATAATTTATGTAGCGTTCTGGATGATAGGACTACTCAATATGGGTATTACTATATTGGGTTATGCAACTGTTGCTATAATACCCCAACAAAACACCCGTTTTAAGGTTAAGGATTTCTTACTTAACTAGTTAATGTTCCCTTGAAACAAAACCTTAAATCATATTCTTGGGAATTTTCCTTAACAGGAGATCTGTGAGAGAGACGGTTGTAGTGAGGTCGGATATGACCTACTTTGCCACATAGATGGCAAGTGGGAATAGGTCTCTTAAAAGGTATTCTCCTGATATGAATTTGAGAGTTTTGTCCACGGGACCCTCTCATTCCAAGGAAGTTAGGAGACCTATTTGTAATCCTACCTTTATTCTTGTCATTATTCCTAATATTACTCAATTCAACATGTGAAGCATgaacaaaatttatcaaatttttttaagctaCCATATTTTTTGAAGTAGAAGCAGTTTGATCATAGCCAATTCCATGTTTATCACCAAAGGACTTCTGCATGCTCAGAATGGTGTTCAGTTTTGATGAAGGAGATTCTGTAAGAGTTTCCTCTTTTTGGGTATCTTCTGATCCCTTGATTACATCCATCCTATTCATCAAGAATTGATTCCTGTCCTGCAATTTGACAACAACATTGTTAATAtcaaacaacttagtagacaagGAGTTATTTTCTACCTTCAAggatttttcagttttgttGGCTGAATCCATCAAATTTTGAAGCtaaatgttttcttcttttgcttcaGTCAGATTTTTTAAGAGGTCTGATGCGGTCTTtttataccaaaatatatcaataataaaattaatcactCACAATAGAACGACTCCTTGTCGGATAGGGCTatatagagggtgtcgaacctcaaggactgcggGGTGTTATTATCaagtttttcttaatttagaagagatttgatttgtgttttaattataactaaatgcataaaagtaaaaacataaaaataaagatagtaGTGATAAGAgaaagaatagggggttgattttaCCACTCActgcataacaatggtcaatcataactTAATAAGAAACattcatactatgcatgatatagagcttgtctcactcgagtaatcaagaaaataacATCATTTAaggaataagtataacccatcttcggttaaTATGGActgtccacctaaccactaagatgcggtacgattcgtcttccctaggtatggcctatctaattccttaataagatacacacaatcaatggaatagtataattcatcttcggttggtacaaactgtctacctaaattacactaaactagggtgtagtacaatccatTTTCTCTAGACGACAAAATTTGGAAactcctatttcacaataatttgtagcattttgagttagatttccaatgaaGCTGGATTCACCTCAACTAGATATTACTCCTCTTTTCATTCCAAATTCAAGAATATGACCAATACGATTGATTGGTCTGTGTGCCTctattattacttttttgttcATCGGGCATGCCTTCTACTTTGACAAAATAGACCCCTCATAAGTACTTCTTAGAGTACTAAGTAACATCGCACCACATAGATTATAATAAAAGTAGTTTTTAATACACACTGATGCTGAATAGCAAGAAAGAGTTACGTCGCCAATTCAGGGCCTAAAAGGAAGCAACTCGAATAGATTAAATGTAGCATATGACatgaatatattttcttttttataccttacattaaaaaataaataaataaaggaaggAAGATGAAAGGGATATCCAAAATAGATTACAAATTCTCCTTTTTGACAAGATAGACAGTTAGACCATCTCCAAGCACTTCTTAGACAACTCAGCTCCACCAAATGGAACATAGTAGTGATTACAAATCAATTGAATGGCACAAATCAAAAgcatttaaaaatgaaactcccaTAATAGTTCTAGCAATGCAATATCTAGAGGACCTACTTAAGATAATTCAATGTACCTAAGATGAATCATTATTTACATATAacatgaaagtttttttttttagcatacaGCATGACAATtacagataattttttttttttttcttttttttttaaaaaaaaacaacaaaaatttgacCCCTAAGGGAGGAGAAGAGGagttcgaactagtaacctctgcTTGATGAAGCGTGGTCAACCCccaactgattgagctaccccttggggtcAATTACAAATCATATATCTTATCTCTCTATTTATAACATGAATTGAATAGTTGTGGTAGGCAATCACCTtcgagagaaaaaaaaggaaacagaTTTCCAGAATAAGTTTGAATAGAAGACTTGAACAAATGATTTGAGCATACGAAGTTTATATCATAgatcaacaaaagaaaatcaactcCAATAATTTACACAAGCCCCGAAAGAATATTTGTTTcctcaaaagcaaaaaaacagaGGTTGGTGGTAGGGGTGGCAGAATCTTAAAAGGCAAAGCAAATGATGAACATGGTACATAACTTAATCCTGGAAAAAGCTGGTTAACTGCTTAATTTACCTGAGAAGCATGTTTTTTCCCAGCCAGATGTTTATTGAACACTTCTTGGCTATTGCAAGCAACATTGCATATTGTGCAAAACCTGACAGAATCAACTACTGCACCGCCATCCAAAAGCTTCCGTTTCTTTGTCTCCAACTCCTCACTAGCAGCCACACCTGAAGCTCCAAATATTGTTTGTCCACCTATACTGCCTATCTGGGTTGTTATATCAGTTATCATATCAGAGCTGCCTGATAACATTGCACTAGTTGGACAATTTTGTACTTGCAAATTCCTCTTGTGTTTCTTTCCCATTATGTGTGTCTCATAAACGTCTTTGCTATTACAATCAATTTTGCAGACCTCACACCTCATGGACTGAACAACCTTAGTTTGCTGTGGAATTATCCCCGAGGCATCATTGGTGGACACACTATAATTCTCACTCAAAGAACAGATAGCCTGCAAATGAAAGGATATGGGTTTCAAAAACAAATAGTGTAAACTTCAAACTTTTCACAAGGAATGCATAACTGCATAAGAGAATTTATGGGTCGTGCGATGTTCAGTTAGATGAGATCGGTCACGTTAACATGTCTCACAAGAGTGTGACCATAAACATGCACTCCCACATGTATATGGCACATAATGAAATACTACTCAAGTAACTCCAGAAACAAGAATTGAAAACCATAATCCCTATCCACTTTTCCACTCACCCAAAAGCCCATTCAACATACAGAACTGAAATTCAATCGCTCTCCCGAAAATCATCCTCATCATAAGTACCCAAACAAATCTGTCAGACAATGGCAGTATATCACAAAAACCTAAACCCGCTTTATAGTCTTCATTAACACAATCCCACATAACAAAACACCTCCAAACTCCATTTGTAAGCAAACCAACACCAGTACATCATATAACAAAAGCCAAATTTCACATAAAAACCCGAAATTCACATCaacagctaaaaaaaaaaaaaaaaaccaaaatttacacacaaaacaaaattgactAAACCCAATAGAAATTAAACaagcacaaaacaaaaaagacactTACAGCTTCATTACTGATGGCTTCAGCTTGATTAGAAACCCATCCGTGAAAACCGACCTGGGTTGATGGGTAGGAGCACGAATTGACAGAGGGATCGGTGCCAGGTGGGTGAAGGTCAGGGTTAGAGGTTAGGGAAGAGGGAAGCACTGGCTGCGGAAAATATAGAAAAGGGCTAGGGATAGGATTTGTGGTGGGATGTTGGTGAGAGAAGTGGGATGACAAGGCGGAGAGGGAGGTTTCTGGTGGCTGGTGGTACATTAGAGCGTGCGGAATTGAAGAAAATATAGGGGTAAGGTTAGGGATTTGTGGGGTTTGCTGCTGAGAAGACCATCTGCCGGTGTAGTCCATGGAAACATCAAACACGCATCTGGTGAGCGCGAGAGAGAGTTTTGCAGAGCCTAGTAACGTGTTGTGGGATGCTTGTTGGCCGATCATGGTAGAATCCGGGTGgctttaaattttatattaacttTTTCCAACCgttcaaatcaaattttaattttttcataaaaaataataaaatttgaacggctaaattaatttttcataacaaaattttaaaaaaattatatttgaacTGCTAAAAAACTATATTGTAAGTGCTATAGTTAATTATAAAGTAATTgtagatattatatttttatcgtACAATTGTCTAACAGTGCTCACGTGgtacttttaattaattattaaatctaTCTCCAATGGGATAACTTAATCGGCTGGAATCTGGagatcacgcctaataaagcagAGGTCACCAGTTCAAatcactctctctcctctccttGTATggacttataaaaaaaatatttaatcattGAATCAGGGAAGAAATGAGAGATTCCAACTAGTGACCTCAtattcatgaggcgtggtttcCAACCAATTAAACTATCCCTTGAAGACAATTAATTATGAGTGTTATATCAATATTTTTGGACAATTATAAGATTAAAATATAGTATTTACCATTGAGAAATGTTTTATTTAACCCACATAGAGTCTCACatatttaattgtaaatttacaaaagaaattgTTAGTACAAAAGCTGTTTTAGTAGATAACAATGGTCTCACGTCCGCCTACCACGAAAAAGGCCTACACAAATGAAGAAAAGGTTAGAGAGAGTCATCGGTGATTAACCGATGAGCCCGCTCCGACGCCCTAGTCAATAAATGtgtttttgaagaagaaaggtgCAGTCTCAGACATAGACAAGATATGAGTAAGATAGATATATAACAACTCTCACATAGAGAAATGTTTTGCATTACTCCAAAAAAAACTTCAGCACTTGCGAAATAGTTATTTAAtgattcaaaattatttttttttaaaaaaaaaattaggaagaaatgcaaaattattccttatggtttacttgatttacaattaactctccgtcatatcaaaatgaacttagagGTCCAtgaggtatgtcaaaaaaaatttaatccatACAATCAAATTCTGcccactaatttaacatatttcatTAGTGTGACATTGACTTAAATGCGACaagtgtcacaattttattagtt
This genomic interval from Corylus avellana chromosome ca3, CavTom2PMs-1.0 contains the following:
- the LOC132175800 gene encoding uncharacterized protein LOC132175800, with product MDYTGRWSSQQQTPQIPNLTPIFSSIPHALMYHQPPETSLSALSSHFSHQHPTTNPIPSPFLYFPQPVLPSSLTSNPDLHPPGTDPSVNSCSYPSTQVGFHGWVSNQAEAISNEAAICSLSENYSVSTNDASGIIPQQTKVVQSMRCEVCKIDCNSKDVYETHIMGKKHKRNLQVQNCPTSAMLSGSSDMITDITTQIGSIGGQTIFGASGVAASEELETKKRKLLDGGAVVDSVRFCTICNVACNSQEVFNKHLAGKKHASQDRNQFLMNRMDVIKGSEDTQKEETLTESPSSKLNTILSMQKSFGDKHGIGYDQTASTSKNMARLIALNGVGPYIAAIRSHDSGTFRKYPKKNKFVQSAWCEVCKINCNSSDIYIKHISGKKHQRNLEKLSQSKNDAGAPAPNAPLASTKPVIGPIENPEANKGKSVVQNSGEKVAESQASEEDLETKKRKILGLGAAAEAVRTCTICNVVCNSQTVFNSHLAGQKHATMVKQSQGLN